From Trichoplusia ni isolate ovarian cell line Hi5 chromosome 8, tn1, whole genome shotgun sequence, one genomic window encodes:
- the LOC113497006 gene encoding uncharacterized protein LOC113497006: MPKRKSKTKEEILARKRELERKRYEKIKNNPDLYAKYKERNKEKYEKRKKEGKVTSIDKLPARDQRMLRKKWREDAKKSYQRKKEAKARIQLFLECNSPPSSDIENINPENIGGSNGNYPESLGKSECGRITRSYLRSRDVSPASSYVSSVNSAEIVSPSAQRLVRKLRYKKDKEIASLRLQLQSVKKVNDAFRKKLSRLQSLNANIYDPALPGTSRDDSTEEALLQSYKNEKSYKIKQIISASLQQQFKSAKLHRKFKTMFRKRDLPKKQSVLKKKKDVKTFLSDDENSSCTAGKKEYVKKEGIKVQKRYLNDSLGNLHKKFNSSQPYILSFATFCRFRPFWILPASKRPKEMCLCVIHENFQLIVSALHKHQIIAPKDATNLLKTICCNVYNARCLFRDCINCNDNVIQYLVYDDATDFYYWSWNSKTETIVQNGCNKTIRLVKKEKMKTKPKEAIKLFEDMIDKYMKHCGRMVSQQEAIKEIKEQLKPEEAVIHVDYSENYKCSYAKEIQSAHFGASKPQITIHTSVLYFFDVNMQKQTQCFATFSPNLRHDTAAVWAHMDPIIDYLKAHSPQITTFHIVSDSATSQYRNYKIYYVITALRWNYPQLKCVTWNYSESGHGKGAPDGVGAVIKRTADSCVNHGADVPDFESFSRLLTQNLKNVVTETVSDYKIFEKDLLLPDKLQPFKGTQQVHQIVWCNSRSTSVVLRRLSCTKETCLTEAEYCKHGKHLGFHNVLVSTPKPKRKKTKESSMKQTPRHVKTRLDFFDVSDDNDEFVAPETDLSVPVDDISVTTLHRSTPFSALSEIELPSELRRSTLDNILSQNVADFSDDEIF, encoded by the coding sequence atgcCAAAACGAAAGAGTAAGACAAAAGAAGAAATCTTAGCTAGGAAAAGAGAACTTGAAAGAAAGAggtacgaaaaaataaaaaacaacccGGATCTTTACGCAAAatacaaagaaagaaataaagaaaagtacGAGAAACGTAAAAAAGAGGGTAAGGTTACGTCTATAGATAAATTGCCAGCGAGAGACCAAAgaatgttaagaaaaaaatggagAGAAGACgcaaaaaaatcatatcaacGCAAAAAAGAAGCAAAAGCAAGGATACAACTCTTTCTTGAGTGCAACAGTCCACCTTCCAGTGATATAGAAAATATCAATCCCGAAAATATTGGAGGCAGTAACGGAAATTACCCTGAAAGCCTGGGCAAATCTGAGTGTGGAAGAATCACTAGGTCCTACCTCAGGTCAAGAGATGTTAGTCCAGCAAGTTCATATGTCTCATCGGTAAATTCAGCTGAAATTGTCTCTCCCAGTGCTCAACGTTTAGTTAGAAAGCTGAGatataaaaaagacaaagaaattGCATCCTTAAGACTCCAACtgcaatcagtaaaaaaagttaatgatgCCTTTAGAAAAAAACTATCCAGACTTCAAtcattaaatgcaaatatttacgACCCAGCTTTACCTGGCACTAGCCGTGATGACTCAACGGAAGAAGCTTTGTTGCAGTCGTATAAGAATGAGAAAtcgtacaaaattaaacaaataatatcagcAAGTCTTCAACAACAATTCAAATCTGCAAAATTACACAGAAAATTTAAGACAATGTTTAGAAAAAGGGATTTACCCAAGAAACAATCAGTGTTGAAAAAGAAGAAGGATGTAAAAACGTTTCTGTCGGACGATGAAAATAGTAGCTGCACGGCTGGAAAAAAAGAGTACGTCAAGAAGGAAGGTATAAAGGTACAAAAACGATATTTAAATGATTCTCTGGGTAATCTTCATAAAAAATTCAATTCGTCCCAACCCTATATTTTGAGCTTTGCTACTTTTTGTCGATTTAGACCATTTTGGATTTTACCTGCTTCTAAAAGACCAAAAGAAATGTGtctttgtgtgattcacgaaaaTTTTCAACTCATAGTATCTGCACTTCACAAACACCAAATTATAGCGCCAAAGGATGCTACTAATCTGCTGAAAACAATTTGCTGCAATGTATATAATGCTAGATGTTTATTCCGAGATTGCATCAACTGTAATGATAATGTTATTCAATATCTGGTATATGACGATGCTACTGACTTTTACTATTGGTCATGGAACTCTAAAACTGAAACTATAGTACAAAACGGTTGCAATAAGACAATAAGATTagttaagaaagaaaaaatgaagACAAAACCAAAAGAAGCTATAAAACTTTTCGAAGATATGATAGATAAATATATGAAACACTGTGGAAGAATGGTGAGTCAGCAAGAagcaataaaagaaataaaagaacagcTGAAACCTGAGGAAGCTGTAATCCACGTTGATTATTcagaaaactataaatgctCATATGCAAAAGAAATCCAATCGGCACATTTTGGAGCTAGTAAGCCGCAAATCACTATTCACACCAgtgtactttatttttttgacgtGAATATGCAGAAACAAACACAATGCTTTGCCACGTTTAGTCCGAATCTCAGACATGATACTGCAGCTGTATGGGCTCATATGGATCCCATAATAGATTACTTAAAAGCACATTCACCACAAATAACAACTTTTCATATAGTGTCGGATTCTGCAACCAGTCAATATAGAAATTacaagatatattatgttattacagCTCTAAGATGGAACTACCCTCAACTGAAATGTGTAACATGGAACTACTCTGAATCTGGACACGGCAAAGGAGCTCCAGATGGAGTCGGAGCTGTTATAAAGCGTACTGCTGATTCATGTGTTAACCATGGAGCTGATGTGCcagattttgaaagtttttccCGTTTATTAACGCAAAACctaaaaaatgttgtaactGAAACTGTTTCCGattataagatttttgaaaaagatttgTTACTCCCTGATAAGTTACAACCATTTAAAGGTACCCAACAAGTCCACCAAATTGTATGGTGTAATTCTAGAAGCACGTCTGTTGTTTTAAGACGTCTTAGTTGTACCAAAGAAACGTGCTTAACTGAGGCTGAATACTGTAAGCATGGAAAACACCTTGGCTTTCATAATGTTCTCGTCTCGACACCGAAGCcaaaacgtaaaaaaacaaaagaatcttcTATGAAGCAAACTCCTCGACATGTAAAGACTCGCCTGGACTTCTTTGATGTTTCAGATGACAATGACGAGTTTGTTGCTCCTGAAACAGATCTTTCTGTACCTGTAGATGATATAAGTGTTACAACGCTTCATAGATCTACACCATTTTCAGCACTTTCCGAAATAGAATTGCCATCTGAACTTCGAAGAAGTACCTTAGACAACATTTTAAGTCAAAATGTGGCTGATTTTTCAGATGACGAGATATTTTAA